In Candidatus Chlorohelix allophototropha, one DNA window encodes the following:
- a CDS encoding SUMF1/EgtB/PvdO family nonheme iron enzyme, translated as MPDPAKLKVFLCHSHKDKHRVYELYQQLQNEGWIQPWLDKEDLTPGDNWELEIPKEVRQSHIVIVCLSPNATDAAGYVHKEIKLALDVADQQPEGAIFLVPLKLEECRVPERLGHLHWVDYFEAGSYARLLKSFKKRAGQVGVSISSVAASHVEKPSVATPKPAPVAPPVRKEAEPKPTPAPTKTEAERLLDEIAAPNTTHQRRMAIGDRLSEIGDPRRGVGLRKDGLPDIAWLAVSPGGRLEVAKQTFEVQPFYIAQYQVTFAQYEAFVQAKDGYQNREWWQGFPKEYQPQALKGQKQMRLNNPRDNVSWYQSVAFGRWLNRYMRGLQLPNPGGGGNQLIVGNNAQVRLPLEREWQWAAQGGAEQRKYPWGVWQESCANTSEAGLKRTTAVGMYPQGAAKCGAMDMSGNLWEWCQNKWEKPDEVAVDESRNSRVLRGGSCYGDQVGAACMFRYGYGLPLDGYFDCGFRLVVSSPIAGL; from the coding sequence ATGCCCGACCCCGCCAAACTGAAAGTGTTTCTGTGCCACTCGCATAAAGATAAGCACAGAGTGTATGAACTCTATCAGCAGCTACAGAATGAGGGCTGGATTCAACCTTGGCTGGACAAGGAAGACCTGACACCGGGTGACAATTGGGAGCTAGAAATACCCAAAGAGGTGCGTCAGAGCCACATAGTAATTGTGTGCTTGTCGCCTAATGCTACCGATGCTGCCGGGTATGTCCACAAAGAAATTAAACTTGCGCTGGATGTGGCAGACCAGCAACCGGAAGGAGCTATATTTCTCGTTCCGCTCAAATTGGAAGAGTGTCGAGTTCCAGAGCGGTTGGGGCATTTACATTGGGTTGATTATTTCGAGGCGGGTAGTTATGCGCGGTTGTTGAAGTCGTTCAAGAAACGCGCCGGGCAAGTGGGTGTGTCAATTTCCTCTGTTGCCGCTTCCCATGTCGAAAAACCGTCCGTTGCTACGCCAAAACCCGCGCCAGTAGCCCCGCCCGTTAGAAAAGAGGCAGAACCGAAACCCACGCCCGCGCCTACAAAAACCGAAGCGGAACGATTGCTCGATGAAATTGCCGCCCCCAACACCACGCACCAACGCCGCATGGCAATCGGCGACAGGTTGAGCGAAATCGGCGACCCGCGGCGTGGCGTGGGCTTGCGCAAGGATGGGCTACCCGACATAGCGTGGTTGGCGGTTTCGCCGGGCGGTAGGTTGGAAGTAGCGAAACAGACTTTTGAAGTACAGCCCTTCTACATCGCCCAATACCAAGTAACCTTTGCCCAATATGAAGCCTTTGTGCAGGCAAAAGACGGCTACCAGAATCGGGAGTGGTGGCAAGGCTTCCCGAAAGAATACCAGCCACAAGCACTTAAAGGGCAGAAGCAAATGAGATTGAACAATCCGAGGGACAATGTGTCGTGGTATCAGAGCGTGGCGTTTGGGCGTTGGTTGAATCGGTATATGCGGGGTTTGCAGTTACCCAATCCGGGCGGTGGAGGTAATCAGTTAATAGTGGGCAATAACGCGCAGGTGCGGTTGCCTTTGGAACGGGAGTGGCAATGGGCGGCGCAGGGTGGGGCAGAGCAGCGCAAATATCCGTGGGGCGTGTGGCAAGAGAGTTGTGCTAATACCAGCGAAGCGGGTTTGAAGCGAACAACGGCAGTGGGCATGTACCCGCAAGGGGCGGCGAAATGCGGGGCAATGGATATGAGCGGCAATCTGTGGGAGTGGTGTCAGAACAAGTGGGAAAAGCCGGACGAGGTAGCGGTGGACGAGAGCAGGAACAGTCGAGTGCTGCGGGGTGGCTCTTGCTATGGCGATCAGGTTGGGGCAGCGTGCATGTTTCGTTATGGCTATGGTCTTCCACTAGACGGATATTTCGATTGCGGGTTTCGGTTGGTGGTATCGTCCCCTATTGCGGGTCTTTGA
- a CDS encoding replication protein gives MSKNGLQQPDSLREGGASARQPAFVFGGFGSQNRYAVLDEVTDHLMAHLSEAEFKVLHYIIRRTLGFHKPADAISLQQFCNGIRRRDGTILDCGTGLAKTTVLRGIDGLLSKGIIWEQTQDNPYQPGNQPKIYGLSFATADTLSPTSYSDKNYSENEYSPESKGSSNLIPPVPLDSSATLPGSSNLIPPPSEPPNISPTIAATISKSSLPIPAFAPLDSSVAIPGSSNLIQGVVANKHREGFQNDTGVVAQSYPQHDSKQLIRQIKDNNNMLLPPTSDNLARKLEPELEAELERLGYERKTLERLLGAYPHAYLREKLALLYERVRREQVANPAGFLLKALEADYRAPALSVVPPAKPTFPYVSALLEERRRLSQETPLPLEESSPPQDDLPEAVTGGHTNGKVLLPESLIDSTELFKGALEELDGPLNRPDLAAHLRSGTLELLEARADMLEFALHLQERWRIAQLSQSDIALLRMALRRCADRPCSLTLA, from the coding sequence GTGAGTAAAAACGGACTACAACAACCTGATTCTCTTAGGGAGGGCGGCGCATCGGCGCGGCAACCTGCTTTTGTGTTTGGCGGCTTCGGCAGTCAAAACCGCTATGCCGTGTTGGATGAAGTGACCGACCACCTGATGGCGCACCTGAGCGAAGCCGAGTTCAAGGTGCTTCATTATATTATTCGGCGCACCCTCGGTTTCCACAAGCCCGCCGATGCCATCTCACTCCAGCAATTCTGCAACGGGATTCGCCGCCGCGATGGTACTATCCTCGATTGCGGCACAGGCTTGGCGAAAACCACCGTCCTGCGCGGAATTGATGGGCTACTGAGCAAGGGCATCATCTGGGAACAGACGCAAGATAACCCCTATCAACCCGGCAACCAACCCAAAATCTACGGCTTGAGCTTTGCCACCGCCGATACGCTATCGCCAACCTCCTACTCTGATAAAAACTATTCAGAGAATGAATACTCTCCTGAGAGTAAAGGTAGTAGCAATTTGATACCACCTGTTCCGCTAGATAGTAGCGCCACGCTACCGGGTAGTAGCAATTTGATACCACCCCCAAGCGAGCCGCCAAACATTTCGCCTACCATCGCCGCGACTATTTCTAAGAGTAGCTTGCCGATTCCCGCTTTTGCCCCCTTAGATAGTAGCGTGGCGATACCGGGTAGTAGCAATTTGATACAGGGGGTAGTAGCAAATAAGCACCGAGAGGGGTTTCAAAATGATACTGGGGTAGTAGCACAAAGCTACCCACAACATGACAGTAAACAACTAATTAGACAAATAAAAGATAACAACAACATGTTGTTGCCGCCTACGTCTGATAATTTAGCACGTAAGCTTGAGCCGGAACTGGAGGCAGAACTTGAGCGTTTGGGCTACGAGCGCAAGACCCTTGAACGTTTGCTAGGCGCATACCCTCACGCTTATTTGCGCGAAAAGCTGGCTTTGCTATACGAGCGCGTGCGCCGCGAACAGGTAGCTAACCCGGCGGGTTTTTTGCTCAAGGCGTTGGAGGCGGATTATCGCGCCCCCGCTCTGTCGGTTGTGCCGCCCGCTAAGCCGACTTTTCCCTACGTTAGCGCGTTGCTAGAGGAGCGCCGCCGCTTGTCGCAGGAAACGCCTTTGCCGCTTGAAGAAAGTAGTCCACCCCAAGACGATTTGCCCGAAGCTGTTACCGGAGGACACACCAACGGTAAAGTTTTGCTGCCGGAGTCGCTTATCGACTCGACCGAGCTTTTCAAAGGTGCGCTGGAAGAACTGGACGGGCCGCTAAACCGCCCCGATCTTGCCGCGCACTTGCGGTCAGGCACTTTGGAATTGCTAGAGGCGCGCGCGGACATGCTTGAGTTTGCGCTGCACCTGCAAGAACGTTGGCGCATCGCACAGCTTAGCCAATCGGACATCGCGCTGCTGCGGATGGCGCTACGGCGTTGCGCGGATCGCCCCTGTTCGCTCACACTGGCATAA
- a CDS encoding AAA family ATPase: protein MTIPLQSTFIIGRETELALAKTLLTRTRLLTLKGPAGVGKTRLAVQLAGDYLAEFSNNVYFVSLTPVSQPELVLSAIAQALGIAEENENGEKSLSSQLRKKLEDKAYLLILDNFEQVLEAVKDVKALIQACPLLKVIITSRELLRIKEETHLDLQPLPYPEPDKLPPLDQLARFPSIRLFLERVRASSPQVDLTPQNALTIAQICKKLDGLPLALELAAVRVRAFGLEYLEQNLNRSLYILGYGNRDLPEHQQNMRRTIEWSYHLLNAQQRKLFRRLGVFVDGFTAAAAEEVGKAANETLNILDELQALADCSMLQLKETPSGIRFRMFETIREFAIEILNEAGEENVFRLKHATYYLNLATKAKEGLSGARQGEWLETLAGEQGNLRAALNWSQHNNAALFINLCAVLWRFWHFRSLLEEGNLWFRQAVNLLEQPSENSSQQFEVGAMVLNGAGAMALTRRDYAAARTYFLKSQQFWLRAKETLNLQTAEERAQLQKCDKGISNVLGNLGVTEAFSGNHLSSKEYFEQSLKLSETIGDISSIAMDCNNLGLASLQLQQLEAAQKYFERSGQLFEQLGDISNVAICRLNLGRLDGKLKKYEGALEYIRQSFATSLLLKDNNSMADCVGEFAVIAVDMGYAEIASQLFGLEQAIRQEFNIPLQGTAESRYNDYYQRLKELLGEESFAKRLEQGRNLRLDELEDFVKRELMEKKRKPTKYPNGLTELEVNILCLLAQGLKTVDIAERLNFSNKYISNKLTEIYSKIGVESDNTNRNRRAEAVKYANDHRLAAALAKSPA from the coding sequence ATGACCATACCGCTCCAATCCACTTTCATTATCGGGCGCGAAACCGAACTGGCTCTGGCTAAAACGCTGCTCACCAGAACTAGGCTATTGACCCTGAAAGGTCCGGCAGGAGTGGGTAAGACGCGACTTGCAGTTCAACTGGCGGGGGATTATTTAGCTGAGTTTTCTAATAATGTTTATTTCGTTTCCCTCACCCCTGTCAGTCAACCCGAACTGGTACTTTCTGCCATCGCGCAGGCTTTAGGCATTGCGGAGGAAAATGAAAACGGGGAAAAGTCGTTAAGCAGCCAGCTAAGAAAAAAACTTGAAGATAAAGCATATTTGCTAATACTGGACAACTTTGAGCAAGTGCTGGAAGCGGTTAAGGATGTAAAGGCTTTAATACAGGCTTGCCCCCTCCTTAAAGTGATTATCACCAGTCGTGAGCTTTTGCGGATAAAAGAAGAAACTCACCTAGATTTACAACCGTTGCCTTATCCCGAACCGGATAAACTGCCGCCCCTTGACCAACTGGCACGCTTTCCCTCTATCCGACTTTTTTTGGAAAGGGTGCGAGCTTCCTCCCCCCAAGTAGATTTGACTCCCCAAAACGCCCTGACCATCGCCCAAATATGCAAGAAATTGGATGGCTTGCCCCTCGCGCTGGAGTTGGCGGCGGTACGGGTACGAGCTTTCGGGCTGGAATATCTGGAACAAAACCTGAACCGCAGCCTTTACATTTTAGGCTACGGCAATCGGGATTTGCCCGAACACCAACAAAATATGCGGCGCACCATTGAATGGAGCTATCATTTATTAAACGCGCAACAGCGAAAACTTTTTCGGCGGTTGGGGGTATTTGTGGATGGCTTCACGGCGGCGGCGGCGGAAGAAGTAGGTAAAGCGGCGAATGAGACGCTGAATATTCTGGACGAGTTACAAGCGCTGGCAGATTGCAGCATGCTACAGCTTAAAGAAACCCCCTCGGGCATACGTTTTAGAATGTTTGAAACCATCCGTGAATTCGCGATAGAGATACTGAACGAGGCAGGCGAAGAGAACGTTTTCCGGCTTAAACATGCTACCTACTACCTTAATTTAGCTACCAAAGCCAAAGAGGGGCTTTCGGGAGCAAGGCAAGGCGAATGGTTGGAAACCTTAGCGGGGGAACAGGGCAATCTTAGAGCCGCCTTAAATTGGTCACAGCATAATAACGCCGCGCTATTTATAAACCTCTGCGCGGTATTATGGCGTTTCTGGCATTTCAGAAGTTTACTAGAAGAAGGCAATTTATGGTTCAGACAGGCGGTAAATTTATTAGAACAGCCATCGGAAAACTCTTCCCAACAGTTTGAAGTGGGCGCGATGGTTTTAAACGGGGCAGGCGCAATGGCATTGACACGGAGGGATTATGCTGCTGCCAGAACTTATTTCCTAAAAAGCCAACAATTCTGGCTGAGGGCAAAAGAGACCTTAAACCTTCAAACGGCTGAGGAACGGGCACAACTTCAAAAATGCGACAAAGGTATTTCCAATGTCTTAGGCAATTTAGGCGTTACTGAAGCTTTTTCGGGCAATCACCTTTCCTCCAAAGAATACTTCGAACAAAGTTTGAAATTAAGCGAAACCATTGGAGATATAAGTAGTATTGCAATGGACTGCAACAATCTGGGATTAGCCTCACTACAACTTCAACAACTTGAAGCAGCTCAGAAATATTTTGAAAGAAGTGGGCAGCTTTTCGAACAGCTTGGCGATATTAGCAATGTGGCTATTTGCCGCTTAAATCTGGGGCGATTAGATGGAAAGCTGAAAAAATATGAAGGCGCGCTTGAATATATCCGGCAAAGTTTTGCTACTTCCCTATTGCTAAAAGATAACAACAGTATGGCTGATTGCGTTGGAGAGTTTGCGGTAATCGCCGTAGATATGGGATATGCTGAAATTGCTAGCCAACTCTTTGGGTTGGAACAAGCCATCAGGCAAGAGTTTAACATTCCTTTACAAGGCACTGCCGAAAGTCGTTACAACGACTACTACCAGCGTCTGAAAGAGCTTTTAGGCGAGGAGAGCTTTGCCAAGCGGCTGGAACAGGGGCGCAATCTTCGGCTGGACGAGCTTGAGGATTTTGTTAAGCGCGAACTGATGGAGAAGAAGCGCAAGCCTACCAAATACCCGAACGGGCTAACCGAACTGGAAGTGAATATTTTGTGCCTGCTGGCGCAAGGGCTAAAGACGGTTGATATAGCCGAGCGATTGAATTTCAGCAACAAGTATATCAGCAACAAATTGACCGAGATTTACAGCAAAATCGGGGTAGAGAGCGACAATACCAATAGAAACCGACGCGCCGAAGCGGTGAAGTATGCCAACGACCATCGTCTAGCAGCGGCACTGGCAAAGTCCCCCGCCTAA
- a CDS encoding tetratricopeptide repeat protein yields MSDNFSERDSYKRQLENHRKNLATLQVQLAGFGQFNVPAHIPLQIGDIEKEIERLESLLALPSSENRIFQVPHQRNAFFTGREDLLADLEKAQTSAITQQAVAGLGGVGKTQTAVEYAYRNKTCFELVWWVNAEFATSLRSDLANLAYALKLATPGATEQEEVIALALQHLRTCPTHWLLVLDNVEEPAHILPYLPGSGNGQTLITSRYNGDWGKSIKPLPAQIWGQSQSVQFLEKRVGRADPAFEELAQELGGLPLALEQAAAYMNAKSKSGESYLELFKKRRLELLKRGNAPEGYHNDTVATTWEISFKALGEANPAGAELLELCAWLGVAEIPFSLFLEHADKLPERLAAAAGDELDWDEAIGAIKRYSLAEVSEKGLTLHRLVGLALRTAQGTDTTRLEQAAGLLHAAYPSGDLSKKIELWEEYGQLLEAGLAAAGYAEERGVALADASYLYNQIGTYIYGARADYRQARNYFQCALAIREKSLGSEHPDVAESLNDLGMALQAMGDLPAALPLYQRALAIREKSFGSEHPDVAQSLNNLGMLLKAMGDLPAALPLLQRALAIFEKQLGEFHLSLATGFASLGSLLKAMGDLPAALPLLQRALAIFEKQLGEFHPDVATSLNNLGSLLQAMGDLPAALPLFQRALAIWEKQLGADHPNVASCCNNMGLLLQAMGEYASALPLFQRALAIWEKQLGADHPQVATGCNNMGLLLQAMGDLPAALPLLQRALAIREKQLGEFHPDVANSLNNLGALRYEMGERAEAERLFSRALEIFTKKLGSQHPSTQITKRWLAQVRGSGS; encoded by the coding sequence TTGAGCGATAACTTTTCCGAGCGCGATTCTTATAAAAGACAGCTTGAAAACCACCGAAAGAACCTTGCCACCCTTCAGGTACAGTTAGCCGGATTCGGGCAATTTAATGTCCCTGCTCATATTCCCCTCCAAATTGGCGACATCGAAAAAGAGATTGAGCGACTGGAAAGCTTGTTGGCGTTGCCCTCGTCTGAAAATCGTATTTTTCAGGTGCCGCATCAGCGCAACGCCTTTTTCACCGGACGCGAGGATTTGTTGGCTGACCTCGAAAAGGCGCAGACTTCCGCCATCACTCAGCAAGCGGTGGCTGGCTTGGGCGGTGTTGGCAAAACCCAAACGGCGGTGGAATACGCCTACCGCAATAAAACATGTTTCGAGTTGGTGTGGTGGGTCAACGCCGAGTTCGCGACTTCTCTGCGCTCTGACCTTGCCAACCTCGCCTATGCCCTCAAGCTGGCGACCCCCGGCGCAACCGAACAAGAAGAAGTGATTGCCCTCGCCCTCCAACACCTACGAACCTGCCCCACCCATTGGCTGTTGGTGCTGGACAACGTGGAAGAACCCGCCCATATTCTGCCCTATCTACCCGGTAGCGGCAACGGGCAAACCCTGATTACTTCGCGCTACAATGGCGATTGGGGCAAGAGCATCAAGCCTTTGCCAGCCCAAATATGGGGGCAGAGTCAAAGCGTGCAGTTTCTGGAAAAGCGCGTGGGAAGAGCTGACCCCGCTTTCGAGGAGTTGGCGCAGGAGTTGGGGGGCTTGCCGCTTGCGCTCGAACAGGCAGCCGCCTACATGAACGCGAAATCCAAGAGCGGGGAATCGTACCTAGAGCTGTTCAAGAAGCGGAGGCTGGAATTGCTGAAGCGGGGCAATGCGCCGGAGGGCTACCACAACGACACGGTTGCCACCACATGGGAGATTTCGTTCAAGGCGTTGGGGGAGGCAAACCCGGCAGGCGCGGAATTGCTAGAGTTGTGCGCGTGGCTAGGAGTGGCGGAAATCCCCTTTAGCCTGTTCCTTGAGCATGCGGACAAGTTGCCGGAGCGATTGGCGGCAGCAGCAGGGGATGAACTGGATTGGGACGAGGCAATTGGGGCGATAAAACGCTATTCGCTGGCGGAGGTGAGCGAGAAAGGGCTGACGCTGCACCGCTTGGTGGGGCTGGCGCTGCGGACGGCGCAAGGCACGGACACCACCCGACTGGAACAAGCGGCGGGGCTGCTGCATGCCGCTTACCCCTCTGGGGATTTGAGTAAGAAAATAGAGCTGTGGGAGGAATACGGACAGTTGCTGGAAGCGGGGCTGGCGGCGGCGGGCTACGCGGAGGAACGGGGCGTGGCTTTGGCAGATGCCAGTTATCTGTACAACCAGATTGGGACTTATATATACGGTGCGAGAGCGGATTACCGACAGGCGCGGAACTATTTCCAATGCGCCCTTGCTATTCGGGAAAAGTCGCTCGGTTCAGAACATCCGGATGTGGCTGAAAGCCTGAACGACTTGGGAATGGCGCTACAGGCGATGGGTGACCTGCCCGCTGCCCTGCCTTTGTACCAACGCGCCCTTGCTATTCGGGAAAAGTCATTCGGTTCGGAACACCCTGATGTGGCGCAAAGCCTCAACAACCTTGGGATGTTGCTAAAGGCGATGGGCGACCTGCCCGCCGCCCTGCCGCTTCTCCAACGCGCCCTTGCCATTTTTGAGAAGCAGTTGGGCGAGTTCCATCTTTCTTTGGCGACAGGCTTCGCCAGCCTTGGGAGCTTGCTAAAGGCGATGGGCGACCTGCCCGCCGCCCTGCCCCTTCTCCAACGCGCCCTTGCCATTTTTGAGAAGCAGTTGGGCGAGTTCCATCCCGATGTGGCGACCAGCCTCAACAACCTTGGGAGCTTGCTACAGGCGATGGGAGATTTACCCGCCGCCCTGCCTCTCTTCCAACGCGCCCTTGCCATTTGGGAAAAGCAACTTGGCGCAGACCATCCTAACGTGGCAAGTTGCTGCAACAACATGGGGTTATTGCTACAGGCGATGGGAGAATACGCCTCCGCGCTGCCGCTTTTCCAACGCGCCCTTGCCATTTGGGAAAAGCAACTTGGCGCAGACCATCCACAGGTAGCGACTGGTTGCAACAACATGGGGTTATTGCTACAGGCGATGGGCGACCTGCCCGCCGCGCTGCCGCTTTTGCAACGCGCCCTTGCCATTCGGGAGAAGCAGTTGGGCGAGTTCCATCCCGATGTGGCAAACAGCCTCAACAACCTTGGGGCGTTGCGGTATGAGATGGGGGAACGGGCGG